The genomic window CTGGATGGGATCAAGAAATCAATCATGCAAAGATTCAAATTAAGTTACCTGAAGACAACATTAAGCAGCTAAGAGCGTGGGCACACGGTCCTTTGGATGGTTATAACAAGGTAGATTACGAAAACGGACGCGTGACGTTAACTGTCGATAATTTACCTGAAAATCAATTCGTAGAGACACATATGATTTTCCCAACCAAGATTACTAACACTAACAAAAACGTCGTTCACGAAAAAAGGAAAGCTTCGATCATTAAGCAAGAGAAGAAACTGGCTGATGAAGCCAATCATCAACGCGCAGTCAATAAAATGAAGGTTTATGCGATTATTCCGATTTTCATAATAATCGTGTTTGTGATTTATTTGGTGATCTTTATCAAATGGCGTAAGAATCCAGATACCAAGATCACAAAACCAATCCCGATCCATCATTGGTTTGAAATTCCTAACATGAAGCCTAGTATGGCACGTTTGATTGTAAAAAAAGCGGCTAAGGCGGATTATCAGGGCTTAACTGGCGATATGATGTATGAGGTATTTGAAAAGAACCTCAAAATATTGCCAGATGGCAAAACATATCAGATTGAAAAATCATCTGACCATTTAAATCCATTTTTCAAATTTTTGATTGATAAAATCGGTGATGGTAGCAAAGTTTCAATCAAACAAATTAAAAAAACTAAGAGTGAAGATCTGAATTATCAATTTAATCTTTGGCAAGATCGTCACGATGATGAGCGAAAGAAATACTTCAGTGAACAAAATGAAAGCTTAGTAAAGAGTGTTAATTGGTCGATGTATTTGACGATAATTATTTCTGTGCTATTTGTCTTGTTAATGAGTATCTTAATGTCAAGCATGTTTATACCGTCATTGATCATTGGACTTATTGTGATTGCATTTTCAGCTGGATTAAAAGTATATGTTGATCATAATGTTTCAATATATACGCAATTTGGTGCTGACACGGCCAATGAATTGCAAGGCTTTAGACGGATGCTTCGCGATATTAATGACATCAAAGTTGCTGAAGTAGGTGATTTGATTCTCTGGGAACAGATCCTGCCGTATGCTGCAGCGTTTGGTATCTCGAAGAAAGTTATTGATGCACTTAAAGTTAGTTTTGGTGCTGAAGTAATGACAGTTCCACTTATTGGTTACTATTATTACGGACTAGGGAGTCTAGATAGTAATAATAACTTTGGTTCTGCAGTCAACAGCTCATACGATGCATTTGAACGAAGCGTAAATTCAAATTCGTCTAATTCTAGCGGTTTTGGATCAGGTGGATTTTCCGGTGGAAGCTCTGGCGGATTTGGCGGAGGTTCTGGTGGCGGTGCCTTCTAAGCCTGCTTGAACATTTATTAATAATTTCTTTAGTATTTAATTAATTTTTAAACTCGATTAAAAAAGTTATAAAGAAACAGATTTGTAATACCAATGTTATATAGTATTGGTATTATATTCACTGGAACGAAAAAGGGAATTGACGAGAAAATCCTCACCGAATGGGTGAGGATTTTTTTTGCCTTCTTTTAAAAAAAATTTCTTCCAGAAATCGCCGGGTATAGCTTTTCTTAAACCTTCCATTAATACTAGATATAGTTTATCTTTATTTCTTGTATACAACATATAGGCCAAGTGGTAAGATATTATCTGTTGATTTTTTTAAAGATCGGATGGAGGAATATAATGATGATCGTATTAAGCGGCACAATTGGTGCTGGTAAAAGTACACTGGCAACAATTTTGTCAAAACATTTAGGAACAGAGGCCTTCTATGAACAAGTAGATGATAATCCTGTCTTGCCACTATTTTATAAGGATCCTAAACAATATGCATTTCTATTACAAATCTACTTTTTAAACAAACGCTTTGAGTCAATTAAGCAAGCAATGGCTGATGACAACAATGTTTTGGACCGTTCAATTTATGAGGATTCATTGTTCTTCCACATGAATGCTGACATGGGACGTGCAACTCAAGAAGAAGTTAAAGTATATGACGAATTGCTCGAAAATATGATGCAAGAATTGCCATTTGCAGCTGAAAAGAAAGCTCCTGATCTATTGATCCATATTGATATTTCGTATGACACGATGATCAAGCGTATCCAAAAGCGTGGCCGTGACTATGAACAAATCGATCAAGATCCTAGTTTAGTTGAGTATTATCATGAATTGTTATCTCGCTATGATGACTGGTATGATGAATATGACTATAGTCCTAAGATGAAGATCAATGGCGATCAATTGGACTATGTTGAAAATAAAGACGACCTCCAAATCGTCTTGAAACAAATTGATACGATGTTGAGTGAACGTGACTTATTGCCTAAGATTTAATAAGAAGAGATGCTGAATCTCTTCTTTTTTTTGCAATCATTTATCATTAAATTCAGATTTAACCTGGATATACCTATTGCACAAGTATTCGAAACAAGTTAACATAATAAATTGGCAGTTTGCACTGGTAACCTGTCCTAACAAAACAGTGAAAGGAAAGTATATGCATAGTTTAAAAATAAGAGATATCACACGTTTAGCAATCGTCGCAGCATTGTATGTTGCCCTAACGTTGACGCCTGGCATTTCAGCTCTAGCTTTTGGAGCAATTCAGTTTCGAGTATCAGAGGTTTTGATGTTAATGGTATTTTTCAATCCCAAGTTTAGTTGGTCGATGATCATTGGATGTTTGATCTCAAATATCTTCAGTCCAGCACTAGGTGCTGCTGATTTGATCTTCGGAACACTTGCAACAGCAATTGCTTGCGGACTGATTGTTTTGATTGCCAACAAGATGAGCCTTATTTGGTTAGTATCGATAATCTGCGCTGTAGTGAATGGACTTATTGTTGGTGCAGAGTTGTATTTTGTTTCTCAACTGCCATTTTGGGCTACGGCATTCTCGGTCTTTATTGGTGAATTGCTAGTAGTATTACTAGGAATAGTGATTTTTTACTTCCTTATGAAAAATAAGAATTTTGCTCGAATAATCAAATAAGAGTTAGATTGGGAGATATCGGTCTCCCTTTTTTGTTATAATCTTCAATATAAAGTTATGAGGAGATGTTTTCATGAATATCGGAATTTTTACCGATACATATTTCCCTCAAGTTAGTGGAGTTGCCACATCAATTCAAACCTTGAAAAATGATTTGGAACGAAAAGGGCATTCAGTTTATATTTTTACAACGACTGATCCAAGTGTTTCCAAAAAAACAATTGAACCTAATATTTTTAGATTAGGCAGCGTTCCGTTTATTTCTTTTACTGATCGTAGGATTGCTATCAGAGGAATGTTTCATGCTGTTGATCTGGCTAAAGAATTAAAACTTGATATCATTCATACCCAAACAGAGTTTTCTTTGGGTCTTATCGGAAAATTTGTTGCTAAACAATTAAAAATACCATTCGTTCATACGTATCACACTATGTATGAAGATTATTTGCATTACGTTTTAAATGGCCATTTATTGAAGCCTTATCACGTAAAGCAAATGTCACGAATGTTTATTAAAAATGCTTCTGGAGTGGTTGCTCCAAGTAAGCAAGTTAAGGCGACTTTAGATCGCTACAAGATCGAAGCACCAATCACAATTATTCCTACTGGGGTTGATCTTTCAGAATATACTAAGCCAGTCGACACTTCAGATGTACGTGAAAAACTGGGTATTTCTGAAGATACGCCAGTAATTTTGATGCTTAGTCGAATTGCCTTAGAAAAGAAGATCGACCATGTTTTGAGGAGCATGCCTGAACTTTTGAAGTACAATCCTGAGTTAAAACTAGTTATTGTTGGTGGTGGTCCTGACATGGATGAATTAGTCCAAATGTCTAAAGATCTCAAAATTGATGATAGCGTGATTTTTACTGGGGAAGTTGAGCATGATAAAATCTCGCCTTATTACCATATGGCGAATATCTTCGTTTCTTCTTCTGATACTGAATCTCAAGGATTGACTTATATTGAGGCAATCGCATCAGGTCTAAAGATCGTGGTCAGAAGTGCACCATACACTGATCAGTTATTATCAGATCCTTCAGTTGGAGTCACATTTAACGAGGATGACCAATTGGTACCCAAAATCACGGCGTACCTAGACCATCCAAAGTCATTCGATGATCGGGATGCTCGTCAACGTATCTTGTATAATATTTCATCGGATAAATTTGGCGATTCAATTATTAGTTTTTATCACAATGCACAAGAATACTTTGTGCGTGAGAAATTATCTAATTCATCTATCGATCCAGAGGAGTATTCAAATGATTAAAATTACCATGTTCTCGACTGCCGATAAGGTGGCCGGACAAGGTGTCGGTAGTGCCTATATAGAATTGATCAACTTATTAAAAAGTCGTTTCCAAAAGGACTTTGATATTCAGATCAATAAATACTCTCGTTCAGATCTAAGTCACTACCACACGATCAATCCAACGTTTTATTTGTCAACTTTCTCAAAAAAACGTGGACGCAAAATTGGCTATGTTCACTTTTTACCGGAAACTTTAGAAGGTAGTATCAAACTTCCAAAACCTTTCCGGAGTATTTTTTACAAATATGTCATTAGTTTCTATAAACGCATGGATCAAATTGTTGTAGTTAATCCTACGTTTATCGACAAGTTGGTGGCACATGGTTTAGTGCGCGATAAAATCAAATATATTCCTAACTTTGTTTCAACCAAGAATTTCTACGAAAAAACTGACGAAGAAAAACGTGCTTTTCGTAAAAAAATTGGTATTCCTGAGGATAAGTTTGTTGTTTTTGGAGATGGACAGGTCCAAGAACGTAAGGGAATCGATGATTTCTACAAGTTAGCTCAGGAAAATCCTGACATTCAGTTCGTCTGGGCAGGTGGCTTTTCATTTGGCAAGATCACTGACGGCTATGATCGTTATAAGTCAATGATCGACAATGCTCCAGACAATATGACTTTCACAGGTATTGTTGATAGAAACGATTTGGTAAACTATTATAATATTTGTGATATTTTCTTGTTGCCATCATATGATGAATTGTTCCCAATGTCGGTACTAGAGGCATTTAGTTGTGGAGCTCCTGTCTTATTGAGAAATTTGGAACTTTACCAAGCTATTATTGATGGATATTATCAACCAGCAGAAGACCGCAAAGAGATGAATGACTTCATCCGCAAGGCCAGCGCTAATCGTGGAATACTGGCTGATTTTAAAGAGAAATCGCGTAAAGCTACCAGTTATTATTCTGAGGACCATTTGAGTGAGATCTGGTATAAGTTCTATAATGATCAATATAAAATATATAAACAGGAAAAATAATGAGTAGAAAAAACATATTTGCACTGTTAGTAATGTTGGGTCTAAGTGCCGGAATCTTCTGGTGGGAAGCTAGATCCATTGATTTTGAATCAATGGTGAACACGTTTAAAGGACTCAACTTTTTTTGGTTGATAGTAGCTTTTCTTTCAATGCTGCTGTCTTATGCCGTTGAAGCCTGGGTGCTCCATACTCTGTTGAAGAAAAAAGAAGATCGTAAATTCGGCTGGTGGGAAATGTATCGTATTCCATTGATCCAGGCCCTTTTTAATGCAATCACGCCTTTTTCTGCTGGTGGACAACCCGCTCAACTATTAGGGATGATGCAATCCAAGATCGATGGTGGACGTGCCAGTTCGGTATTATTGATGAAGTTCGTTATTTATCAAGGTATGGTATTGATTAACTTCATTGTTGCCATGGTCGTTAGTTTTCAGAGCGTTGCTAGACATTTTGGCGGACTAGCACTGATGATCGTCTTCGGATTGGTCATTCACGTCGTTACTATATCTTTCTTATTAATGATAATGTATTATTATAATTTCACTAAGCGTATGGTTCAGGTAGTTTTAAAACCAGTATTATTTTTCCTAAAGCCTGAAAAACGTGATAGAATTTTAGCGTCAGCTGATAGAAGTATCGACAGTTTTTATAACGAGAGTTTAGTTTTAAAAGAGGAACGAAAAAAGGTTATTAAAGCAGCAATATTAACTTTTCTACAGCTACTGCTGTATTATTTGGTAGTCTATTTTGTCCTTCTAGCTTTGAATGTGCATCACATTAATTTGCTTGACGTTGTCGTTATGCAAATTATGATTGTTATGATCACATCTATTTTTCCAGTGCCTGGTGGTACTGGTGGGGCAGAAGTTAGTTTTAAAGCCTTATTCTCTGGCTTTATTCCATCAGCTTCGGGATTAATTTTAGCTATGTTTTTATGGAGATTTATTACATACTTCTTTGGTATGTTT from Companilactobacillus sp. includes these protein-coding regions:
- a CDS encoding DUF2207 domain-containing protein — encoded protein: MKKIKLLLVSFFAAFVAFMMFSNVASADDSYEITNYQMDVNVLKNGNADVTQKITYDFDGDFHGVYYNMDTNGIKGMSNLNVSVTQDGDNTPVLPANDESNNSYTLTNNGKIKKIKIYHAVYDTHATFIYKYKLHGVVTNYQDTAELNWKVIGSGWDQEINHAKIQIKLPEDNIKQLRAWAHGPLDGYNKVDYENGRVTLTVDNLPENQFVETHMIFPTKITNTNKNVVHEKRKASIIKQEKKLADEANHQRAVNKMKVYAIIPIFIIIVFVIYLVIFIKWRKNPDTKITKPIPIHHWFEIPNMKPSMARLIVKKAAKADYQGLTGDMMYEVFEKNLKILPDGKTYQIEKSSDHLNPFFKFLIDKIGDGSKVSIKQIKKTKSEDLNYQFNLWQDRHDDERKKYFSEQNESLVKSVNWSMYLTIIISVLFVLLMSILMSSMFIPSLIIGLIVIAFSAGLKVYVDHNVSIYTQFGADTANELQGFRRMLRDINDIKVAEVGDLILWEQILPYAAAFGISKKVIDALKVSFGAEVMTVPLIGYYYYGLGSLDSNNNFGSAVNSSYDAFERSVNSNSSNSSGFGSGGFSGGSSGGFGGGSGGGAF
- a CDS encoding lysylphosphatidylglycerol synthase transmembrane domain-containing protein, with the protein product MSRKNIFALLVMLGLSAGIFWWEARSIDFESMVNTFKGLNFFWLIVAFLSMLLSYAVEAWVLHTLLKKKEDRKFGWWEMYRIPLIQALFNAITPFSAGGQPAQLLGMMQSKIDGGRASSVLLMKFVIYQGMVLINFIVAMVVSFQSVARHFGGLALMIVFGLVIHVVTISFLLMIMYYYNFTKRMVQVVLKPVLFFLKPEKRDRILASADRSIDSFYNESLVLKEERKKVIKAAILTFLQLLLYYLVVYFVLLALNVHHINLLDVVVMQIMIVMITSIFPVPGGTGGAEVSFKALFSGFIPSASGLILAMFLWRFITYFFGMFLGVIGVLKKPNLNKKEVSR
- a CDS encoding deoxynucleoside kinase, translated to MIVLSGTIGAGKSTLATILSKHLGTEAFYEQVDDNPVLPLFYKDPKQYAFLLQIYFLNKRFESIKQAMADDNNVLDRSIYEDSLFFHMNADMGRATQEEVKVYDELLENMMQELPFAAEKKAPDLLIHIDISYDTMIKRIQKRGRDYEQIDQDPSLVEYYHELLSRYDDWYDEYDYSPKMKINGDQLDYVENKDDLQIVLKQIDTMLSERDLLPKI
- a CDS encoding glycosyltransferase family 4 protein codes for the protein MIKITMFSTADKVAGQGVGSAYIELINLLKSRFQKDFDIQINKYSRSDLSHYHTINPTFYLSTFSKKRGRKIGYVHFLPETLEGSIKLPKPFRSIFYKYVISFYKRMDQIVVVNPTFIDKLVAHGLVRDKIKYIPNFVSTKNFYEKTDEEKRAFRKKIGIPEDKFVVFGDGQVQERKGIDDFYKLAQENPDIQFVWAGGFSFGKITDGYDRYKSMIDNAPDNMTFTGIVDRNDLVNYYNICDIFLLPSYDELFPMSVLEAFSCGAPVLLRNLELYQAIIDGYYQPAEDRKEMNDFIRKASANRGILADFKEKSRKATSYYSEDHLSEIWYKFYNDQYKIYKQEK
- a CDS encoding QueT transporter family protein, giving the protein MHSLKIRDITRLAIVAALYVALTLTPGISALAFGAIQFRVSEVLMLMVFFNPKFSWSMIIGCLISNIFSPALGAADLIFGTLATAIACGLIVLIANKMSLIWLVSIICAVVNGLIVGAELYFVSQLPFWATAFSVFIGELLVVLLGIVIFYFLMKNKNFARIIK
- a CDS encoding glycosyltransferase family 4 protein; this encodes MNIGIFTDTYFPQVSGVATSIQTLKNDLERKGHSVYIFTTTDPSVSKKTIEPNIFRLGSVPFISFTDRRIAIRGMFHAVDLAKELKLDIIHTQTEFSLGLIGKFVAKQLKIPFVHTYHTMYEDYLHYVLNGHLLKPYHVKQMSRMFIKNASGVVAPSKQVKATLDRYKIEAPITIIPTGVDLSEYTKPVDTSDVREKLGISEDTPVILMLSRIALEKKIDHVLRSMPELLKYNPELKLVIVGGGPDMDELVQMSKDLKIDDSVIFTGEVEHDKISPYYHMANIFVSSSDTESQGLTYIEAIASGLKIVVRSAPYTDQLLSDPSVGVTFNEDDQLVPKITAYLDHPKSFDDRDARQRILYNISSDKFGDSIISFYHNAQEYFVREKLSNSSIDPEEYSND